Proteins encoded together in one Amblyomma americanum isolate KBUSLIRL-KWMA chromosome 1, ASM5285725v1, whole genome shotgun sequence window:
- the LOC144116055 gene encoding uncharacterized protein LOC144116055 isoform X1 yields the protein MAAPLRIILEGVEREIFEAVDDTGAPIVHRNQRLYATADNVQVWLNAPAAPVPHTIEPEELWPRAKVLFLIQEYKNFKSDPTKRLKTKRQLRENLADLVNSKFGCHLTHSQIENKWRNLERKYKTMRQHNSQSGADRRTCEFEEELAEIFEKAHSINPPYLLGPGLVRSVQDSQAEPAASPQPVPSRVTATASPIPGSSQPSTSRGSTTAGDSQPPSPSAQPSPLQQQPGPARKRRRTDTSRAVLESAVAHLEVAEANRQQRHRERMALEGRKVAAVERRTADLERVAAALERRELVSLCSPIHAQLIPQLIPQFIPQSVLQSALQALLTIMLSFNVSFFV from the exons ATGGCCGCGCCGCTGAGAATCATCTTGGAAGGTGtggagagagaaatttttgaggcagtcgacgacaccggtgcacccatTGTCCACAGAAACCAGCGCCTTTATGCGACAGCAG ACAACGTGCAGGTTTGGCTGAATGCGCCGGCAGCCCCCGTCCCACATACCATCGAGCCCGAGGAGTTGTGGCCTCGGGCCAAAGTTCTTTTCCTGATTCAAGaatataaaaatttcaaatcAGACCCTACTAAACGCCTAAAAACTAAAAGACAACTCCGGGAAAATTTGGCAGATTTAGTGAATTCCAAATTCGGTTGCCATTTGACCCATTCGCAAATTGAGAACAAGTGGAGAAATCTAGAGAGAAAATATAAAACGATGCGACAGCATAATAGCCAGTCAGGGGCGGACCGGAGAACATGCGAGTTTGAAGA ggagctcgctgaaatttttgaaaaagcTCACAGCATCAACCCACCCTACCTGCTGGGGCCAGGACTCGTCCGGAGCGTCCAAGA CAGCCAGGCTGAACCTGCAGCCAGCCCCCAGCCTGTCCCCAGCAGGGTAACTGCTACAGCGAGCCCAATTCCCGGCAGCTCGCAACCAAGCACGAGCAGGGGCAGCACTACTGCTGGCGACTCGCAGCCCCCAAGCCCATCCGCGCAGCCTAGCCCCCTGCAACAGCAACCAGGCCCAGCCAGGAAGAGGCGCAGGACAGACACCTCTCGTGCAGTGCTCGAGAGTGCCGTCGCCCATCTTGAGGTGGCCGAAGCTAACAGACAGCAGCGGCACAGGGAGCGCATGGCTCTTGAAGGGAGGAAGGTTGCTGCTGTAGAGAGGAGGACTGCAGATCTTGAGCGGGTGGCTGCAGCACTTGAACGGCGCGAGCTTGTCTCACTCTGTTCTCCGATACATGCCCAGCTCATTCCCCAACT
- the LOC144116055 gene encoding uncharacterized protein LOC144116055 isoform X2, protein MAAPLRIILEGVEREIFEAVDDTGAPIVHRNQRLYATADNVQVWLNAPAAPVPHTIEPEELWPRAKVLFLIQEYKNFKSDPTKRLKTKRQLRENLADLVNSKFGCHLTHSQIENKWRNLERKYKTMRQHNSQSGADRRTCEFEEELAEIFEKAHSINPPYLLGPGLVRSVQDQAEPAASPQPVPSRVTATASPIPGSSQPSTSRGSTTAGDSQPPSPSAQPSPLQQQPGPARKRRRTDTSRAVLESAVAHLEVAEANRQQRHRERMALEGRKVAAVERRTADLERVAAALERRELVSLCSPIHAQLIPQLIPQFIPQSVLQSALQALLTIMLSFNVSFFV, encoded by the exons ATGGCCGCGCCGCTGAGAATCATCTTGGAAGGTGtggagagagaaatttttgaggcagtcgacgacaccggtgcacccatTGTCCACAGAAACCAGCGCCTTTATGCGACAGCAG ACAACGTGCAGGTTTGGCTGAATGCGCCGGCAGCCCCCGTCCCACATACCATCGAGCCCGAGGAGTTGTGGCCTCGGGCCAAAGTTCTTTTCCTGATTCAAGaatataaaaatttcaaatcAGACCCTACTAAACGCCTAAAAACTAAAAGACAACTCCGGGAAAATTTGGCAGATTTAGTGAATTCCAAATTCGGTTGCCATTTGACCCATTCGCAAATTGAGAACAAGTGGAGAAATCTAGAGAGAAAATATAAAACGATGCGACAGCATAATAGCCAGTCAGGGGCGGACCGGAGAACATGCGAGTTTGAAGA ggagctcgctgaaatttttgaaaaagcTCACAGCATCAACCCACCCTACCTGCTGGGGCCAGGACTCGTCCGGAGCGTCCAAGA CCAGGCTGAACCTGCAGCCAGCCCCCAGCCTGTCCCCAGCAGGGTAACTGCTACAGCGAGCCCAATTCCCGGCAGCTCGCAACCAAGCACGAGCAGGGGCAGCACTACTGCTGGCGACTCGCAGCCCCCAAGCCCATCCGCGCAGCCTAGCCCCCTGCAACAGCAACCAGGCCCAGCCAGGAAGAGGCGCAGGACAGACACCTCTCGTGCAGTGCTCGAGAGTGCCGTCGCCCATCTTGAGGTGGCCGAAGCTAACAGACAGCAGCGGCACAGGGAGCGCATGGCTCTTGAAGGGAGGAAGGTTGCTGCTGTAGAGAGGAGGACTGCAGATCTTGAGCGGGTGGCTGCAGCACTTGAACGGCGCGAGCTTGTCTCACTCTGTTCTCCGATACATGCCCAGCTCATTCCCCAACT